A stretch of the Lolium perenne isolate Kyuss_39 chromosome 3, Kyuss_2.0, whole genome shotgun sequence genome encodes the following:
- the LOC127340243 gene encoding probable histone acetyltransferase HAC-like 1: MDQVGGSDIGRADTTPLQHQQTHNVVGLATEFDHEFVMLRQDTREKIFEYLGRRTTDPTWWPRLPDLVRQLEEILFRRYPNKRDYHNMTKEPSERHFLFALTILSAQHQEVEQTQQLLRHIAFSGGYGTMTLTQGVTQGANENSGMSYVPYNMGPSVGASLVPQSTNMGTSQSGTYAHNEHVNTELSLGMNPTHHSSRVSNNNHVTRMVDTSETNRILSMVSPPPPVTVEEVPNEPKFICPVCLHEIADASSTICGHIFCKECIRASIKAQKKCPTCRTKLNLRNIHRVHLPTMD; this comes from the exons ATGGATCAAGTCGGTGGCAGTGACATTGGCCGTGCTGACACTACGCCACTGCAGCATCAGCAGACACACAATGTGGTTGGCCTGGCTACAGAGTTTGATCACGAGTTCGTGATGTTGCGCCAGGATACCCGAGAGAAGAT ATTTGAGTATTTAGGAAGGAGAACAACGGATCCTACGTGGTGGCCAAGACTGCCGGATCTAGTGAGGCAGCTCGAGGAAATCTTGTTTAGAAGATACCCAAACAAG AGGGATTACCACAATATGACGAAGGAACCAAGTGAGCGACACTTCCTGTTTGCTCTCACGATCTTGAGTGCTCAGCACCAAGAAGTTGAACAAACCCAGCAATTATTAAGGCATATAGCATTTTCCGGTGGGTATGGGACGATGACTCTGACACAAGGTGTCACGCAGGGTGCAAATGAAAATTCTGGAATGTCTTACGTACCATACAACATGGGTCCTTCAGTTGGTGCAAGCTTGGTTCCACAGAGTACTAACATGGGCACCTCCCAGTCAGGTACGTATG CTCACAATGAGCATGTGAACACAGAGTTATCTTTGGGGATGAACCCTACACATCACAGCTCGAGAGTGTCCAACAACAATCATGTAACAAGAATGGTAGACACATCTGAAACCAACAGAATTTTG TCCATGGTGTCGCCGCCACCCCCTGTAACTGTGGAGGAGGTCCCAAACGAACCGAAGTTCATTTGCCCAGTCTGCTTACACGAAATTGCGGACGCGTCATCGACTATCTGCGGCCACATCTTCTGCAAGGAGTGCATTAGGGCCTCCATCAAGGCTCAGAAGAAGTGCCCTACCTGCAGGACGAAGCTGAACCTGAGAAACATCCACCGGGTCCACCTTCCGACGATGGACTGA